A genomic window from Halorubrum trapanicum includes:
- the nth gene encoding endonuclease III, which produces MSTQQWDETRVRALHDDLVELYEPVDRVAEHGADPTAEPGEGVRQLVTTILSQNVADENTRRASEALFDRYDDFAAIEAADHEELKETIRVAGLAEQKAARIQRALTAIREETGGAYSLAFLDAMPTDEAKGWLTEIKGVGPKTASVVLNFHFGKPTMAVDTHVERVSKRFGLVPESASNERAHEVLDGRVPDELIYPLHVLLIRHGRERCSARGADCDNPVCDAYCDCEFCR; this is translated from the coding sequence ATGTCGACACAGCAGTGGGACGAGACGCGGGTCCGGGCGCTTCACGACGACCTCGTCGAGCTGTACGAGCCGGTCGACCGCGTCGCCGAGCACGGCGCGGACCCGACGGCCGAGCCGGGCGAGGGCGTCCGCCAGCTCGTGACGACGATCCTCTCGCAGAACGTCGCCGACGAGAACACGCGGCGCGCCTCGGAGGCGCTGTTCGACCGCTACGACGACTTCGCCGCGATCGAGGCCGCCGACCACGAGGAGCTGAAGGAGACGATCCGCGTCGCCGGGCTCGCCGAGCAAAAGGCGGCCCGAATCCAGCGCGCCCTGACCGCGATCCGCGAGGAGACCGGCGGCGCGTACTCGCTGGCGTTCCTCGACGCGATGCCGACCGACGAGGCGAAAGGCTGGCTCACCGAGATCAAGGGCGTGGGCCCGAAGACCGCCAGCGTCGTGTTGAACTTCCACTTCGGAAAGCCGACGATGGCGGTCGACACGCACGTCGAGCGCGTCTCGAAGCGGTTCGGCCTGGTGCCGGAGTCGGCGTCGAACGAGCGCGCGCACGAGGTGTTAGACGGACGGGTGCCCGACGAGCTGATCTACCCGCTTCACGTCCTCCTGATCCGACACGGCCGCGAACGCTGCTCGGCCCGCGGCGCCGACTGCGACAACCCCGTTTGCGACGCGTACTGCGACTGCGAGTTCTGCCGGTGA
- a CDS encoding DUF2178 domain-containing protein, which yields MSEHTTSATTRPSARKRYKRIAYGLLGAGILALWVGIALDRFVLGVALYWAGGLGMGLVQRFSPVELYDERDTTIERKASQNTMNVFAYVFILGTPGGLALQESGLITLPGEFYGATWTLFAVFAVFGASVLYHKYRT from the coding sequence ATGAGCGAACACACCACCTCCGCGACGACTCGGCCCTCCGCCCGAAAGCGGTACAAACGCATCGCGTACGGCCTGCTCGGCGCCGGTATCCTCGCGCTGTGGGTCGGCATCGCGCTCGATCGATTCGTCCTCGGCGTCGCCCTGTACTGGGCCGGCGGCCTCGGGATGGGGCTCGTCCAGCGGTTCAGCCCCGTCGAGCTGTACGACGAGCGCGACACGACCATCGAGCGCAAGGCGAGCCAGAACACGATGAACGTCTTCGCGTACGTCTTCATCCTCGGAACGCCCGGCGGGCTCGCGTTACAGGAGAGCGGACTGATCACGCTCCCGGGCGAGTTCTACGGCGCGACGTGGACGCTCTTCGCGGTCTTCGCCGTGTTCGGCGCGTCCGTTCTCTACCACAAGTACCGGACATGA
- a CDS encoding helix-turn-helix transcriptional regulator, with amino-acid sequence MRNDISDRRAETDESQADLAAAVGVTRQTINAIERERYDPSLELAFELAAHFDCRIEDIFDPAEEGR; translated from the coding sequence ATGAGAAACGACATCAGCGACCGGCGCGCCGAGACCGACGAGAGTCAGGCCGACCTCGCGGCCGCGGTCGGAGTCACCCGCCAGACGATCAACGCGATCGAACGCGAGCGGTACGACCCCTCGCTGGAGCTCGCCTTCGAGTTGGCCGCCCACTTCGACTGCCGGATCGAGGACATCTTCGATCCGGCAGAAGAGGGTCGCTGA
- a CDS encoding helix-turn-helix transcriptional regulator produces the protein MSEREAEIEERRETVDDRPAGYDRVETELLNDALDLDREAERLKAMGEPTRFTLLYLLSQEGQIGSGELADALDRRQNDLYHHLNTLEDAGLVGKYRDGKRRIYELSPLAEAFVPQLFEAVNDRAEAV, from the coding sequence ATGAGCGAACGGGAAGCCGAGATCGAGGAACGGAGGGAAACGGTGGACGACCGCCCAGCGGGGTACGATCGAGTCGAAACGGAGCTACTCAACGATGCGCTCGATCTCGATCGCGAGGCGGAGCGGCTCAAAGCGATGGGCGAGCCGACCAGATTCACGCTCCTGTACTTACTGTCTCAGGAAGGACAGATCGGGAGCGGTGAGCTCGCAGACGCCCTCGATCGCCGTCAAAACGACCTGTACCACCACCTCAACACGCTAGAAGATGCGGGTCTCGTCGGAAAGTACCGAGACGGAAAGAGACGGATATACGAGTTGTCGCCGCTCGCGGAAGCGTTCGTCCCACAGCTATTCGAGGCGGTCAACGATCGAGCCGAGGCGGTATAA
- a CDS encoding fibrillarin-like rRNA/tRNA 2'-O-methyltransferase: MSDAALPDGVERREFGGEERLATRGEPVYGEPTADGWRAWDPERSKLGGMLELGLETGLSGGETVLYLGAASGTTVSHVADFAGPTYAVEFAPRPARDLLDAAASRDRLFPLLKDARRPETYAHVVESDVDALVQDVATRGQADVAVRNAEFLAKDGRLLLAIKARSEDVTADPKTVFEGALDRLRDAYEILETRRLDRFHEDHLGVVATPR, translated from the coding sequence ATGAGTGACGCCGCACTCCCCGACGGCGTCGAGCGCCGGGAGTTCGGCGGCGAGGAACGGCTGGCGACCCGCGGCGAGCCCGTGTACGGCGAGCCGACCGCGGACGGCTGGCGCGCGTGGGACCCCGAGCGGTCGAAGCTCGGCGGGATGCTCGAACTCGGGCTGGAGACCGGCCTGTCGGGCGGCGAGACGGTCCTCTACCTCGGCGCCGCGAGCGGGACGACGGTCAGTCACGTCGCCGACTTCGCGGGCCCCACCTACGCTGTCGAGTTCGCGCCCCGCCCGGCACGGGACCTGCTCGACGCCGCGGCGTCCCGCGACCGGCTGTTTCCGCTGCTCAAGGACGCGCGGAGGCCGGAGACGTACGCCCACGTCGTCGAGAGCGACGTCGACGCGCTCGTTCAGGACGTTGCCACGCGCGGGCAAGCAGACGTCGCCGTGCGCAACGCGGAGTTTTTGGCCAAGGACGGGCGGCTCCTGCTAGCGATCAAAGCGCGCAGCGAGGACGTGACCGCGGACCCGAAGACGGTGTTCGAGGGCGCGCTCGACCGGCTCCGAGACGCGTACGAGATTCTGGAGACGCGGCGGCTCGACCGGTTCCACGAGGACCACCTCGGCGTCGTCGCGACGCCGCGGTAG
- a CDS encoding NOP5/NOP56 family protein — MSDTDAEPDASGASDGGGGWFEALPPDATDDIDTETESDDAAIAAAATRVRDGSAASPADWPARAVESGFADDADEYYDRLKAATTRATREAVRERERADDAQLIHAVRAMDDAERVANELAERAVEWAGSLFDEVGSGVEGAREIAAREPESEVERRAVSLAERAAGLDDERAALAETIGRIAPAVAPNLTEMAGPELAARLIALAGGLEPLAKKPSGTVQVLGAEDALFAHLSGRAPSPKHGIIYTHEFVRGTRPEDRGSAARALAGKLTLAARADHYAGERRERLHDDLRERMATIRKRTEDDAANDGGNGDE, encoded by the coding sequence ATGAGCGACACCGACGCCGAACCGGACGCGAGCGGGGCGTCCGACGGCGGTGGCGGCTGGTTCGAGGCGCTGCCACCGGACGCGACCGACGATATCGATACCGAGACGGAAAGCGACGACGCCGCGATCGCGGCGGCCGCGACGCGGGTGCGCGACGGGAGCGCCGCGTCGCCCGCCGACTGGCCCGCGCGCGCCGTCGAGTCCGGCTTCGCGGACGACGCCGACGAGTACTACGACCGGCTCAAGGCCGCGACGACGCGCGCGACCCGCGAGGCGGTCCGGGAGCGCGAGCGCGCCGACGACGCGCAGCTGATCCACGCGGTTCGGGCCATGGACGACGCCGAGCGCGTCGCCAACGAGCTCGCCGAGCGCGCCGTCGAGTGGGCGGGAAGCCTCTTCGACGAGGTCGGCTCCGGAGTCGAGGGCGCCCGAGAAATCGCGGCGCGCGAGCCCGAGAGCGAGGTCGAGCGACGGGCGGTCTCACTCGCCGAGCGCGCCGCCGGCCTCGACGACGAGCGGGCGGCGCTCGCCGAGACGATCGGTCGGATCGCGCCCGCGGTCGCCCCGAACCTCACCGAGATGGCCGGGCCGGAGCTCGCCGCGCGGCTGATCGCGCTCGCGGGCGGGCTGGAGCCGCTCGCGAAGAAGCCCTCCGGCACGGTTCAGGTGCTCGGCGCCGAGGACGCGCTGTTCGCGCACCTCTCGGGGCGCGCGCCATCGCCGAAACACGGGATCATCTACACCCACGAGTTCGTCCGCGGCACGCGACCCGAGGACCGCGGTTCCGCGGCGCGCGCGCTCGCCGGGAAGCTGACGCTCGCCGCCCGCGCCGATCATTACGCCGGTGAGCGGCGCGAGCGGCTCCACGACGACCTCCGCGAGCGGATGGCAACGATCCGAAAGCGTACCGAGGACGATGCGGCGAACGACGGGGGTAACGGCGATGAGTGA
- a CDS encoding glycine zipper domain-containing protein gives MGSRIRNSLSRAKYAAVGAAVGAAVGGLWSRNAASTGGALGGLAGATLAELKSGAGGVFADKSDDADGDDSGAESDAAA, from the coding sequence ATGGGATCCCGAATCCGAAACTCGTTGAGCAGGGCGAAGTACGCGGCCGTCGGCGCCGCGGTGGGCGCCGCGGTCGGCGGGCTGTGGAGCCGAAACGCGGCCAGCACGGGCGGCGCGCTCGGCGGGTTGGCGGGCGCGACCCTCGCCGAACTGAAGTCGGGCGCGGGCGGGGTGTTCGCCGATAAATCGGACGACGCCGACGGCGACGACAGTGGCGCCGAGTCCGACGCGGCGGCGTGA
- a CDS encoding CBS domain-containing protein has translation MSGKPTVGEYMTREVETVSPDETVATVARRMADSDGHNGFPVTQGRTVEGFVSAGDLLLADDDAPVFTVMTEDLIVAHPDMKVTDAARVILRSGIQRLPVVDDADNLVGIISNTDVVRSQIERATPGKVGKLMRTLSQIHGVELDEERREVAIADLTPTQARVYADELEGRQYELEHGLAEPLVVIDNGGTLYLADGHHRAMAAREAGIEAMDAYMIVPQTPVDLGMAKTAEKEGLRVVGDIEVVDYARHPLVETTKRLQ, from the coding sequence GTCAGCCCGGACGAGACGGTGGCGACCGTCGCGCGCCGCATGGCCGACAGCGACGGCCACAACGGGTTCCCCGTCACGCAGGGCCGCACCGTGGAGGGGTTCGTCTCGGCCGGGGACCTGCTGCTCGCGGACGACGACGCCCCCGTGTTCACGGTGATGACGGAGGACCTGATCGTCGCCCACCCGGATATGAAGGTGACCGACGCCGCGCGGGTAATCCTCCGCTCCGGCATCCAGCGGCTCCCGGTCGTCGACGACGCCGACAACCTCGTCGGGATCATCTCGAACACCGACGTGGTCCGCTCGCAGATCGAGCGCGCGACGCCCGGTAAGGTCGGGAAGCTAATGCGGACCCTCTCGCAGATCCACGGCGTCGAACTCGACGAGGAGCGCCGCGAGGTCGCCATCGCGGACCTGACGCCGACGCAGGCCCGCGTGTACGCCGACGAGCTGGAGGGGCGACAGTACGAGCTCGAACACGGCCTCGCTGAGCCGCTCGTCGTCATCGACAACGGCGGCACCCTCTACCTGGCCGACGGCCACCACCGGGCGATGGCCGCCCGCGAGGCCGGCATCGAGGCGATGGACGCGTACATGATCGTCCCGCAGACCCCGGTCGACCTGGGGATGGCGAAGACCGCGGAGAAGGAGGGGCTCCGCGTCGTCGGCGACATCGAGGTCGTCGACTACGCGCGACATCCCCTCGTGGAGACGACGAAGCGCCTTCAGTAA